A stretch of DNA from Candidatus Poribacteria bacterium:
TTTTGGTGTAGCCGTGGGCTTTGAGAAGGTGGTCATAGTCGTCCTGAATATAGCCCCAAAGTTTGTCTTCGGCAATAATCCTGCGCTGAAAACCTAGACGTTTCTCCCAAGGGTAAAAGTGCATCTTACCGATAGCGATGGTGTAGTAATCGTGCGCGTTAAGCAGGTCGGGCCACGTCGCCAATCCACACGCGCGGTAATCAGGACGTAGGAACTGACCGTTGTCAAGTACGCCAGTCTTGAGACGTGCCGGGACGCATACCGGATGCTCCGAGTAAGCACGGCTATAGCGAACCCCTTGCATCCCTAGTGCATCAATGTGAGGGGTGTCAATGAAGTCAGCACCGTAGCAACTAAGGAAATCAGCGCGCAGTTGGTCGGGCATGACGAAGATGATGTTGGGTCCTTTGCTCATCAAAATCCTTTATCCACCGGTTTTACGTATAGTTGGATACATCATAACAGAATCCCCAACGTTGCGCAACGGTAAAATCGGCGTATCCACAACGCTTGTCGATCAAGTCCGAAACTGAAATTGAGTTTTTTCGTATATGATGTCAGACAATGTTTTATATCTATATAGTGAATGAACAATCAAAATCTAAAATTCGATATTGGAGAATACATAATGCTTAATGGTGTTGGAATCATCTTAGGAGTTGCTTGCTCTCTCGTAGGAATCGCAGGCGGATACCTGCTGCTTTCAACTGTTTTTGCTGGTATTCAGTTAATCTCCAAGCACCGCATGTTCGACCAAAACATGGAGAAAAAACTTGACACCTGAACCCCCTTTGGGTAGCATATTGGGCAGTTCTGCTATTTATTTTTATTCTGCTGCCAGCTCTGAATTGATGGCACCTAACCTTCGCAAGGTTAACCCGATCTGATTGAGAGACGAGCGAAAAAGCTATCCATAACCCGGTGGTTCATCCATGAATTATCAGCAGCTCCATCCGTGGGAGATAACTCCCGCTGAAGCACGCCAGATCCAAAACGAACTGCGTAACCAGGTGATATCCCAAGATCAATTTGGCGACATCAAAACGGTCGCTGGAGTTGATCTTGGGTTTACTAAAGACATCGCCCGTGCGTCAGTTGTTGTGTTGAGTTTTCCGGAGCTGCAGCTGATTGATGGCGTCCTCGTTGAAAGTCCTGTCTCCTTTCCTTATATACCCGGTCTATTATCTTTCCGCGAAACCCCTCCTCTTCTCAAAGCCTTTACTCAACTTAATACTGAACCAGATCTCATTATCGCTGATGGACAAGGGATCGCCCACCCGAGGCGTTTTGGAATAGCGTCGCATCTGGGATTAATTTTGGACAAACCGACGGTGGGGTGTGCGAAGTCGCGTCTGTGGGGCAGGCACAAACAGCCTAAAGATGAAGCGGGCTCGATTGAATATTTGTACGACAAGAACGAAATTATCGGCGCGGCGGTTCGTACACGATCTAATGTCAGTGTTGTTTATATTTCGGTCGGACATCAGATCTCCCTAGATTCAGCAATTCGGTTGACGCTCGCCTGTTGTCAGCGGTACAGGCTGCCCGAAACCACGCGATACGCACATCAAGCAGCAGCAGGACAAATTTCCCTACCCCAAAAACAGATTGAAGCGGAAAAGCAGCTTACATTATTTTAGAGACCTGTAGTAGGCACGCTCCGCGTGCCGTAAACAAGGAATTAAAATGAGCATTCTTGTGAATAAAGATACAAAAGTGGTTGTTCAAGGGATTACGGGTCGATCAGGCCGATTCCATACGCAACAGTGTGTGGAGTACGGCACAAAAATCGTTGCAGGCGTTACCCCCGGCAGAGGGGGCTCAGATGTTGATGGCATCCCCGTTTACGATACCGTGTCCGAAGCGGTTATAGAGACAGAGGCGGAGGTGTCCGTCATCTTTGTGCCTGCGAGGTTTGACGCCGGAGATTCGATCATGGAAGCCGCCGATGCAGGCATCCGGTTGGTCATCTGTATTACAGAAGGCATTCCTGCCCTCGATATGATAAAAGCCAAAAGGTATTTGGAGGACAAACCAACACGGCTGATTGGCCCAAACTGCCCCGGCGTCATCACGCCCGGCGAGTGCAAAATCGGGATTATGCCCGGCTACATTCATCGACCCGGTAAAATCGGCATTGTTTCCCGCAGCGGGACATTGACGTATGAAGCCGTGGATCAGGTGACCAAGCTCGGGATGGGTCAATCCACTTGTGTTGGCATTGGCGGTGATCCGGTCATCGGTACAAATTTTGTTGACGTGTTGGCGTTGTTTGAAGCGGATGCGAATACAGACGCGGTGCTCATGATTGGCGAAATCGGTGGGACTGCGGAGGAAACAGCGGCGCAATTCGTAAAGGAAAACATGACCAAGCCGGTTGTCAGCTTTATCGCGGGGCAGACTGCACCGCCGGGCAAGCGGATGGGACATGCCGGGGCGATTATCTCCGGCGGACACGGCACGGCGGCGGAGAAGATTGAAGCGTTGGAAGCGGCTGGCATCGCTGTCGCTGAAAGCCCAGCGACGATTGGGGAGACATTGGTGCGGCGGCTTGGAGCAGTGGGGTAAACATGATTATCTCATTGACTTCA
This window harbors:
- the nfi gene encoding deoxyribonuclease V (cleaves DNA at apurinic or apyrimidinic sites), coding for MNYQQLHPWEITPAEARQIQNELRNQVISQDQFGDIKTVAGVDLGFTKDIARASVVVLSFPELQLIDGVLVESPVSFPYIPGLLSFRETPPLLKAFTQLNTEPDLIIADGQGIAHPRRFGIASHLGLILDKPTVGCAKSRLWGRHKQPKDEAGSIEYLYDKNEIIGAAVRTRSNVSVVYISVGHQISLDSAIRLTLACCQRYRLPETTRYAHQAAAGQISLPQKQIEAEKQLTLF
- the sucD gene encoding succinate--CoA ligase subunit alpha; the encoded protein is MSILVNKDTKVVVQGITGRSGRFHTQQCVEYGTKIVAGVTPGRGGSDVDGIPVYDTVSEAVIETEAEVSVIFVPARFDAGDSIMEAADAGIRLVICITEGIPALDMIKAKRYLEDKPTRLIGPNCPGVITPGECKIGIMPGYIHRPGKIGIVSRSGTLTYEAVDQVTKLGMGQSTCVGIGGDPVIGTNFVDVLALFEADANTDAVLMIGEIGGTAEETAAQFVKENMTKPVVSFIAGQTAPPGKRMGHAGAIISGGHGTAAEKIEALEAAGIAVAESPATIGETLVRRLGAVG